The following is a genomic window from bacterium.
CTCGGGGGTCTACGGTATCTCGACAGCACCGGCCTGAATTCGCTGCGGCAGTGCCACGCCATGGCGGAGCGCTTGGGTCAGAGACTGGTCGTGGCGGAGCCCACCCCCGTCGTGCGGCGCGTCATGGATGCGATTGACTTCCCGCGCCTGGTCCCGGTCTTTTCCCGGACGGCCCTCGCGATCGCGGAGCTGACGTCCGGGTCGCGCGGCCGCTCGGAAGAAGAGCGTGGAAGTTGACCGGACGTCAGGTTTGAATTCCACACGAGCCGGGGAAAACTACTGTTGCCCTGGAGCGGTGAGGAGGCGAGCGCCGATCGACGCCTCGCGTGGAAGAAGCCGACGAGTCACCCGCGAACATGACTGGCGCCCGCGCCTCGGCTGTCTCTGATGGCGGCTGGACGCGGTTCCCACCGTTCGCACGGCGCACGGTCCCACAATGCGACTTCGGTCGCGGTCCTGTTGGCCGCGTTGTGTGTGGGCGGCCTCGTCTGGGCGTTTCACGCCGACTTTCCCGCCGACGGATGGCTCTTCCTCTACGCGCTGCCCGTGATCGGAGCCGCCGCGTATCTCGGCGGGCGGATCCCAGGCGGTGTTGCGGGGATCTTCAGCCTGCTCGCAGCGCGGTACTTCATCGTCTCGCCCGCGTACTCGTTCTCACTGTTCCCGGCCATCCTGCCGGTGCTCGGGTTGTTTGCCCTCTTGTCCGCGTTCGTCGTCGAGGCGTCCGTGCGGCTGCGCGATGCGGACATCGCGGCCCGGAAGCTCGCGTCGATCGTCGAGTCCTCGGACGACGCGATATTCAGCGAGACGGTCGATGGGACCATCCTGACGTGGAACGCCGGCGCGGAGCGACTGTACGGGTACGCGCCTGCGGAGGTGATCGGACGCTCCGTTTCGATGCTCGCGCCGCCGGAGCACGCGGACGAGATCGCGGGGATCCTGACGCGCCTGCGGCGGGGGGAGCGCGTCGAGCGTCACGAGAGCGTGCGCCTGAAGAAGGACGGGACCCGCTTCGACGTGTCCCTGACCATCTCGGCGATTCGAACTGCCTCGGGAATGATCGCGGGCGCTTCCGTAATCGCCCGCGACATTTCGGATCGCAAGCGCATCGAACGACAGCAGCAGGTGCTGACCGAAGCCAGCGAAGCCCTCGCGCGGTCGCTCGAAGTGGATGCCAACCTTGAAACCCTCGCCGGGCTGCTCGTGGCCGAACTCGCCGACTGGTGCATCATCGATCTCGTCGGTGACGATGGGACGTTGCGCACGGCGATTACGAAACACCGGGATCCGGCCCGTATGGCGTTGATGCGCGAGGTGCAGCGTCAATATCCCCCCGACCTGCGGTCCGGATACGGATCGGCGAACGCGGTGCGAACGGGCAGGGCGGAAGTGTACCCGGACGTCTCGGACGCGTTGCTCGAGGAGGCCATGCCCAACGCGGCGCTGCGTTCGATCATGCGCAACCTTGGGTCGCGGTCGGCGATGGTGGTGCCGCTGACGGCCAGGGAACGGGCGTTTGGAGCGATCACCCTCTTCTCCGCGGAGTCCGCCAGGCGGTACACCGGCAGCGATCTTGTGTTCGCCGAGGAACTTGCGCGGAGGGCGGCGCTGGCCCTGGACAACGCGCGGCTCCACCGCTCCGAGCAGCTCCAGCGGGCTGCAGCTCAGCGCGCCGTCGATCGGATCGGCCGGATGCAGGCGGTCACGGCGGCCCTTTCGGAGGCCGTGACGCCGGAGCAGGTCGCCGACGTGATCGTCACGCACGCCCTGCAGACGCTCGGCGGTACCGCGGCCGGTCTGTTCTTGATCGGGCCGGACGGGTCCACCGCAGAGCTCGTTCGGGCGGTGGGATACCCGCCGGAGATCACGCAGCGGTCGCGCCGGCTTTCGCTTGAGCAGCACCCGGTGCTCGCTGCCGCGATCCGGACTCGGCGGGTCGCGTGGCGCGACCCCGACGACGATGCGGACGCCCCCGAGCACGAGGGGATTCCGGAAGCGTTCCGGCGGGACGCCCGCGCATCGATTCCCATGATGCTGCACGGGCGCGCGATCGGCGTGTTGAGCATGAACTTTCGCGACCGCCACAGTCCGGGGGCGGACGACCTCGAGTCCATGCTCACGCTGGGGTGGCAGTGCGGCCAGGCCGTCGAACGGGCGCGCCTGTATGCCCGAGAACATCGGGTCGCCGAAACGCTTCAACGCGCGTTCTTGCCGGGCGTGCTGCCGCAGCTTCCAGGGATCGCCGTACACGCCGCGTACCGCTCCGGAGGGGTCCGGGAATCGGACATCGGAGGAGACTGGTACGACGTGTTCCGGCTGCCGAACGGGCACCTCGCGCTTTCCATCGGGGATGTCGCGGGGCGGGGGCTGCGGGCCGCGGTGACGATGGGACAACTCCGCCAATCGATTCGTGCGGCGGCGCTTGAGCACACCGATCCTTCGATCGTGCTGAAGCATGTCAGCGACCTGCTCGCGCTCACTGACGGCGACGACACGATGGCGACGGCGTTGTTCGGAGTGCTCGATCCGAACACGTGCGTCCTGGCCTACGCCACGGCGGGCCATCCGGCCCCGATCCTGGTCGGCCATGACCTGGAGCCTGCCCGGCTCGGGTGTGGCGGATTGCCCCTCGGCTACCTGGGGGACGAGCCGCTACCGCTTCAGACGGTTGAGTTGCCCGCGGGAAGCTTGCTGGTTGTGTACACAGACGGACTCGTCGAGACCCGGTATGATCCGATTGTGGGAGAGGCTGCGGTGATCGAGGCCGCGCGGCGCGAGTTGGCGGAGGCGACCTCAGATCACGCTGAGGGCATCGTGCGGCGGGTGCTGACGCACGAACCGATTCGCGACGACATCGCCGTGATCACGTTGGCGGTCGCAGGGACACGGCTTGACCGGTTCGAGATCACCCTGCCGGCCGAGCCGCGGAACGCCGTGTTGATCCGCCAGGCGCTCCGCAGGCTCGCGCTGGACGCTGGTTTGGATCCAGACCGTCTGGCCTCGGTGACCGTGGCGGTGGGCGAAGCCGTCAACAACGTGATCGAGCACGCGTACGGCGCGAAGACCGGGCCGGTGCGCGTTCGGGCGCGGCTCGATGGGTCGGTGCTCCGCATCGACGTGGCGGACGAAGGGACGTGGCGGCCGGTGCGACCCGCCGACGGAGGGGGACACGGGCTCCACGTGATGAAGGCGCTGGTCGACGTCGTCGAGGTCGACACGACGCCCGCGGGTACAACGGTGCGCCTGGCGGTGAAGCTGCCCGACGACCGCGGCCCGGGCCGGCGGGCTCCGTCTACGGCCGACGGCTCCATCCCGGCTGCCCCGCTCGCGGTCTCGGGCGCGCCGCTCGCCGCGGTGGGTCCGCCGCGGGGCGTGACCGCGCTGCCGCCGGGGCACCCGGTGGCCTTGAAGATCTCCCAGATCGACGGGATTCCTGTCGTGACGGTGGCCGGTGACCTGGATCTGGAGAACACCGACGCATTCGCAGCAACACTCGACCGCGCGGCGCGTGCGGAATCCGGGACCGTGATCGTGTCGCTCGGCGACGCCACGTACCTCGACAGCCATGCTGTCGGCACCTTGTTCCGGTTTGGGCGTCGGCTCACCACCAACCGGAGGAAGTTGCTGGTCGTTGCTCCATCGTCCGGGGCGCTGCGGCGGATCGTCGATATCGCTGGAATGCAGGCGGTGCTGAGGATCTTTGATTCGCTGGCGGAGGCTGCGCGCAGCGCCCTGCCGACCATCGACGCCTCGTGACGGTTGCCGGCGCGCACCGACCCGATCGTCCCCGGCGCCAGGCGGTGGTTCGCTCAAGGCGGCTTCGCCATCGGGGAGTTGCAACGATATGAGTGGAGGGCCGAAACAGCGCGGGATGGGACGCCCCGCGGGATAGCTAGTCGTCGTCGTCTTCGTCGTTCTTGTCCTTCTCCTTGATCTTTGCTTCCATAATGATGCGATCGGCCGTGGCAGCCACGATCTTGTAGCCCTTTGCGGCCCATTCGTTCAGCTCAACGCTGGCATCTTTGCCGTACAGGACGCGCACCTCAATATAGTGACGCCGGCCCGCCATGGTATCCTCCGCAGAGTACCATCGAATCGACATCCCGAATCGACATCCATCGGGGATACAACTATACAATTACCCGGAGGTCCTGAATAGGCAGGTCTGCGGGAAATTCTTGTCAAGACTTTGGTTGATCTGTCCTGCAACACTCCCTGCAATGGTTAGACCATCGGCCGCTACGCAGGCCGCACGCCGGCGGCCTCTCGCCTGAGACTACGCCGGCCCGTTTGACGAACCCGCGTCATCCGACTCCGCGCTTCGGCTCACCCCTTGACCGCACCTGCCGTCAACCCCCGGATGAACTGCTGCGACAGCATAACGTAGAGGGCGAGCACCGGCGCCGCCGCGAGCGTCAGCCCGGCGAACAGGAGGGCCCAGTTGGTCTGATATTCACCGAAGAACACGGTGAGCCCGAGCGGCACGGTCTTCAGCGCGTCTTCGTGGATGAACACGAGCGGGAAGAAGAAGTCGTTCCAGATCGGGATTACGTTGTAGACGGTCACGATCGCGAGCGCCGGGCGGACCAGCGGGAGCAGGACCCGGAGGAGGATCCCCACCTCGCCGGCGCCGTCGATCCGCGCCGCCTCGTCGAGTTCGTGCGGGATGGTGCGCAGGAATCCCGTCAGGATGAACACTGCGCTCGGCAGGCCCGACGCCGCGTACACGAGGATGAGCGACCAGAGGTTGTCGAGTAGAGACAGGTCCCGCATCAGGACGAACAGCGGGATGATCGCCAAGCGGATCGGCACCATGATGCCAGCGAGGAAGTAGACAAAGATCAGATCGTTGCCGCGGAACCGGTAGCGGGCGAGCGCGTACGAGGCGAACGTGCCCGTTACCAGGATCAGGCACATGGACGCGACCGTCACGACGACGCTGTTGCGGAAGTAGATGCCGAAGTGCGCCGCGTTCCAGACCTGCGCGTAGTTGTCCCAGCGCAGCGTGCTCGGCAGGTCGAACGGCTCCTGGAAGATCTCCCGTGTCGTCTTCAACGACGACAGCACCATGAACGCCATCGGAAGGATCACGAGCAGTGTGTTGGACACGAGCAGCGCCTGCACGGCGCCGGTCGCGACCAGACCGCCCGGTCCCCGGCCAGACGCGCCCCGGCTCACGGGGGGCGCGATCATCCCTCGACCTCGCGCCGGCGAAGGTACACCGCGCCCAGGCCGCTCGTCACCAGGATCAGTGCGAACATGACCACCGCGATCGCGGAGCCGATCCCGACGTCCGGGTTTCCGGTATCGATCGCGCCGAACGCTGAGCGGTAGAACAGGAGGCCCAGCACATCGGTGGAGTGGAACGGCTCTCCGGTGACGCCCTGCATCACATACGGCAACTCGAACCAGTTGAACGCCCCGATGAACGTCAAGATTACGATGATGTTCACCTGGGGAGCGAGCAGCGGGAACACGACCCTCCAGAACAACGCCCCCGGTCCGGCGCCGTCTAGCCGCGCCGCCTCGAGGTACTCGTCCGGGATCGCCTGGATGCCGGCGAGAAACACGATCGTCGGGAACCCGACCCACCGCCACGCGTTGACGAGGATGATGCTCAGAAGCGCGGTGTGGGTATCGCCGAGCCATGGCCGCGCGAGGGCGCCCGCGCCGACGAGGACGAGAAGCTTGTTGACGGCGCCCCAGACTGGGTTCAAGAACAACTCCCAGAGAAACCCGACGATCACCAGCGACAGCACCACAGGCATGAAGAAAATCGCCCGGTAGACCCCGGCGCCCCACGCCCGGCCCGCGAGCAGTACCGCGAACAGAAGGCCGATCCCGTTCTGGATCACCATCGTGAGCACAAACGCCCAGACGTTGTGTTCGAGCGCCCCCAGCATCCGTATGCTATAGGGGTACTCGGTCAGCAGCCGCCGGAAGTTTGCCAGGCCAACGAAGCCGCCGCGCACGATCCCGTCCCACCGGTACAGGCTGTAGGCCATGGCGCCAACGATGGGATAGGCGAGGAACACGGTGAACAGGATGAACGCCGGGGCGAGAAACGCCGCCACCCATACCGCGCGCGCGCGATGGTAGGGCAGCCTCGGGCGCAGCGCGGGCGGTCTCCCGTTCATCGGCGGCGAGCCCTCGTAGAAAAGACCGGGGCGGGTCGTCGCCCGCCCCGATCAACCTGCATCCAGGTCGCCGCCCCGGCAGAGGTTCACCGGCCTCGGAACGGGGCGAACCACGTGGACAGCCCGTGGGTCACGTCCGCTCCGACCTGTTCGGAGGTGAGTTTGTCGCTGAACAGCCCCTGGAGGTCGTTCTGAATCAGATCGCTGCCGGTCGGGTTCTGCCAGCGGAACCCCACGAGCATCAGGTATGGCGTCGAGTGGTGCATGAAGCCGACGGCCTGCTGGAGGAGCGGGTCGTGCACCTGGATCCCCGGGACCGCCGAGATCTGCTTCAGTTGGTCCGTGAAGGCCTGTCCCCAATCGCGCGTCGCCGTGAACCGGATGAACTTGATCGCCGCGTCCATGTACGGGGTCTTGGCGTTCACGCCGTAGTTGCCGTCGTCGTAACTGCTAACCCACGGCGTGTCACCCGCACGCGCGACCGGGCCCGGCAAGATGCCCATTTCGAGAGACTTGTTCTGGGCCTGGAAATACCCGAGCTCGAAGATCCCGCCGATGTACATCGCCGCCTGCTCGTTGATGAACAACTGCTGCATATCCGTGTACGCCACGCCCATGTAGCCCTGGGGCATGAACGGACGGATCTGGGCGAACTTCGCGAGGGCGCCGGTGAACGCCGGGTTCCTGAACGTGGTCTGTCCGTGGGTCACGGCGTCGTAGAACGTTGGGCCTCCGAAGAAGGTCGGACCCAACACCCCGAACGCGACTTCCAGCGTCCAGCCCTCCTTGCCGCCGTTCGCGAGGGGCGTGATCCCGTGATCCTTAAGGGTCTGAAGGGCGGCGATGAATTGGTCCCATGTGTTCGGCGGCTTGACGCCCGCGCGGTCGAGCAGTTTCTTGTTATAGAAGATAACGAGCGTCTGCGTGGCAAACGGCACGCCGTAGACCTTCTTGTCGGTCGTACTACGGGCTCCGTCGAGCCACTGCGGCGAGAACGTCTTCAGCTCGGGCACCTTGTCTTCGAGCGGGACGAGAAACTCGGGCCGGGCAAAAGGCTGCAGCGCGCCGTACGCGCGGAGCTGAATGATGTCCGGCCCTTTTCCTGCCTGCATCGCGGCCGAGAGCGCGGTGGCGTACTCCGTCGGCTTGAACGTCTGAAACGCGATCGACACGCCGGGGTTCTGCGCCTCGAACTTGCGGATCTCCCCTTCGTAGAACGCGCGGTCCTCTTCGCGCCAACTCCAGAACGTAAGCTGATTCTTCGGTTGCGCCGTCGCTCCGCCTGGCCACAGCGCGGCCAGCAACGCGAGCAGCATGACCGCGGCCCAGATCCGTCGCATGCCCCACCTCCGCATTCGCCCTGCGGGCAGGGCCGGACGAGCGGATCCCCGCCCCCACTATGATACGCTTCTGTGCGTGCCTTGTCCTTCGAGCAGTAGCGCCGCGGTCACGACGGCGGGCTGGTAGCCTACGGCGGGTATCCCCTCGCGGACTGAACGCGAGCCGCGACTGGAAATCGACACGATGGACGCGGCGGAGGGAGGGAGATTCGAGAAGCCCTGCGCGCCCGTTCACCCAAGTGTACCCGAGCTGGCTGCGACCAGAGCGGGTACAGGATTCAGGATGTCGAGGAGATCCGGTGCGGTGCGAGGACGGGAAGTGCCGCGGCCATTCGGCTCACGGCCTCTTGGATATGCTGCTCGGCAAGAGAAGCAAAGCAGAGCCGGACGTACGGCGCCGGTGCCCCGTCGAACGTGTATCGACGCCCCGTGTGAAATGCCACGCCGTGCGAAAGTGCGGACGCGGCCCAGGCGTCGACATCAATCTCCGGCGTCACTTTGGCCCAAATCGCCATGCCGCCCGAGGGCGGCGAGAACG
Proteins encoded in this region:
- a CDS encoding STAS domain-containing protein, with protein sequence MDTPNLEIRTRECAPGIVLVEPFGEVDLGNTAAVEIAVRDAVGRGRHVIVALGGLRYLDSTGLNSLRQCHAMAERLGQRLVVAEPTPVVRRVMDAIDFPRLVPVFSRTALAIAELTSGSRGRSEEERGS
- a CDS encoding SpoIIE family protein phosphatase, with the protein product MAALCVGGLVWAFHADFPADGWLFLYALPVIGAAAYLGGRIPGGVAGIFSLLAARYFIVSPAYSFSLFPAILPVLGLFALLSAFVVEASVRLRDADIAARKLASIVESSDDAIFSETVDGTILTWNAGAERLYGYAPAEVIGRSVSMLAPPEHADEIAGILTRLRRGERVERHESVRLKKDGTRFDVSLTISAIRTASGMIAGASVIARDISDRKRIERQQQVLTEASEALARSLEVDANLETLAGLLVAELADWCIIDLVGDDGTLRTAITKHRDPARMALMREVQRQYPPDLRSGYGSANAVRTGRAEVYPDVSDALLEEAMPNAALRSIMRNLGSRSAMVVPLTARERAFGAITLFSAESARRYTGSDLVFAEELARRAALALDNARLHRSEQLQRAAAQRAVDRIGRMQAVTAALSEAVTPEQVADVIVTHALQTLGGTAAGLFLIGPDGSTAELVRAVGYPPEITQRSRRLSLEQHPVLAAAIRTRRVAWRDPDDDADAPEHEGIPEAFRRDARASIPMMLHGRAIGVLSMNFRDRHSPGADDLESMLTLGWQCGQAVERARLYAREHRVAETLQRAFLPGVLPQLPGIAVHAAYRSGGVRESDIGGDWYDVFRLPNGHLALSIGDVAGRGLRAAVTMGQLRQSIRAAALEHTDPSIVLKHVSDLLALTDGDDTMATALFGVLDPNTCVLAYATAGHPAPILVGHDLEPARLGCGGLPLGYLGDEPLPLQTVELPAGSLLVVYTDGLVETRYDPIVGEAAVIEAARRELAEATSDHAEGIVRRVLTHEPIRDDIAVITLAVAGTRLDRFEITLPAEPRNAVLIRQALRRLALDAGLDPDRLASVTVAVGEAVNNVIEHAYGAKTGPVRVRARLDGSVLRIDVADEGTWRPVRPADGGGHGLHVMKALVDVVEVDTTPAGTTVRLAVKLPDDRGPGRRAPSTADGSIPAAPLAVSGAPLAAVGPPRGVTALPPGHPVALKISQIDGIPVVTVAGDLDLENTDAFAATLDRAARAESGTVIVSLGDATYLDSHAVGTLFRFGRRLTTNRRKLLVVAPSSGALRRIVDIAGMQAVLRIFDSLAEAARSALPTIDAS
- a CDS encoding carbohydrate ABC transporter permease, producing the protein MIAPPVSRGASGRGPGGLVATGAVQALLVSNTLLVILPMAFMVLSSLKTTREIFQEPFDLPSTLRWDNYAQVWNAAHFGIYFRNSVVVTVASMCLILVTGTFASYALARYRFRGNDLIFVYFLAGIMVPIRLAIIPLFVLMRDLSLLDNLWSLILVYAASGLPSAVFILTGFLRTIPHELDEAARIDGAGEVGILLRVLLPLVRPALAIVTVYNVIPIWNDFFFPLVFIHEDALKTVPLGLTVFFGEYQTNWALLFAGLTLAAAPVLALYVMLSQQFIRGLTAGAVKG
- a CDS encoding sugar ABC transporter permease, with the protein product MNGRPPALRPRLPYHRARAVWVAAFLAPAFILFTVFLAYPIVGAMAYSLYRWDGIVRGGFVGLANFRRLLTEYPYSIRMLGALEHNVWAFVLTMVIQNGIGLLFAVLLAGRAWGAGVYRAIFFMPVVLSLVIVGFLWELFLNPVWGAVNKLLVLVGAGALARPWLGDTHTALLSIILVNAWRWVGFPTIVFLAGIQAIPDEYLEAARLDGAGPGALFWRVVFPLLAPQVNIIVILTFIGAFNWFELPYVMQGVTGEPFHSTDVLGLLFYRSAFGAIDTGNPDVGIGSAIAVVMFALILVTSGLGAVYLRRREVEG
- a CDS encoding extracellular solute-binding protein, whose translation is MRRIWAAVMLLALLAALWPGGATAQPKNQLTFWSWREEDRAFYEGEIRKFEAQNPGVSIAFQTFKPTEYATALSAAMQAGKGPDIIQLRAYGALQPFARPEFLVPLEDKVPELKTFSPQWLDGARSTTDKKVYGVPFATQTLVIFYNKKLLDRAGVKPPNTWDQFIAALQTLKDHGITPLANGGKEGWTLEVAFGVLGPTFFGGPTFYDAVTHGQTTFRNPAFTGALAKFAQIRPFMPQGYMGVAYTDMQQLFINEQAAMYIGGIFELGYFQAQNKSLEMGILPGPVARAGDTPWVSSYDDGNYGVNAKTPYMDAAIKFIRFTATRDWGQAFTDQLKQISAVPGIQVHDPLLQQAVGFMHHSTPYLMLVGFRWQNPTGSDLIQNDLQGLFSDKLTSEQVGADVTHGLSTWFAPFRGR